From a region of the Mercurialis annua linkage group LG1-X, ddMerAnnu1.2, whole genome shotgun sequence genome:
- the LOC126687005 gene encoding E3 ubiquitin-protein ligase KEG-like yields MDKRLFTWLVYVVVHNPFGLYWKYGQADVDGLDKDGDPPLVFALVVGSAECVRALIMRGANVRSKLRDGFGPSVPQVWAYYGQPDCMRELLLAGADPNAVDDEGESVLHRALAKKYTNCALAILENGGCRPLHLCIATWNVAVVKRWLEIAFPEEIAERIDLPSPVGIALCMAATVKKDHKIDGRELVPILLAAGLDPTVQNSQLGRTALHTVAMANDVDLVKINS; encoded by the exons ATGGACAAACGGCTCTTCACCTGGCTTGTATACGTGGTAGTGCATAACCCATTTGGGTTATATTGGAAATACGGACAGGCAGATGTTGATGGTTTAGATAAAGATGGCGATCCCCCTCTGGTATTTGCTTTAGTTGTTGGATCTGCAGAATGTGTTCGTGCTCTTATCATGAGAGGGGCAAATGTTAGGTCTAAGTTAAGAGATGGTTTTGGTCCTTCAGTTCCTCAAGTTTGGGCCTATTATGGACAACCTGATTGTATGCGC GAGCTACTACTGGCTGGAGCTGATCCCAATGCTGTGGACGATGAAGGTGAATCTGTCCTGCATAGAGCTCTCGCCAAGAAATATACCAATTGCGCTCTTGCTATTTTGGAAAATGGAGGCTGTAG ACCCTTGCACTTGTGCATAGCGACATGGAATGTGGCTGTTGTGAAAAGGTGGTTGGAAATCGCTTTCCCAGAAGAAATTGCTGAGAGAATTGATCTACCAAGTCCAGTTGGAATTGCATTGTGTATGGCAGCTACTGTAAAGAAAGATCACAAAATTG ATGGGAGAGAACTGGTGCCAATACTGCTTGCTGCTGGATTAGATCCTACTGTGCAAAATTCTCAGCTTGGGCGTACAGCTTTGCATACTGTTGCAATGGCTAATGATGTTGATTTGGTCAAG